CAAACATCCGAACCAACATGGGCGGTTTAACGAGGTCAGTGAAAGTCTCTCAATATAAAGACTATCATAGACTTTACTAGTTCCAACTGTAGGCCCacttagctaagctaacagttaGCCATGTTGTGTTAGCTAACGCGAGGAGAAGACAGGAAGTTAATCTTTGTTAAGTTACGTCAGGTGACTTTAAGGAGCCTCATCAAGCTTAAACACTTCAGAGGCCCAAAGAGTGACGTCATGACGCTGGGTTAACCAGCTAGTTAGCTTGTTAGGTTACTTTAACTAACTTCAATATGTGACTTAAGAGGCCTCAAGCTCACGAGGTGTAAAAAGTTTGTGCTGACTTCAGGTCAGATATTAGTCCAGAGCAGATGTCAGAGTAAAGTAAGTTGTGTGTCTGAACGCTGAAGGAAATGTGACCTGCTGAACATTAAAGAGCTAGTCACTGgtctgcggggggggggggggggggggggggtcctgtcACTTCCTCGTTTGCAGAAAGTTGACCTGTTTTTGAACAGAACTTCCTGTCAGTCAGAGTCTTCAGCTGCAACACATCTGCTCACAGCTAACAGTTctttacatcatcatcatcatcatcatcagttcaTCTGCTGACTGTCTTCATATCTTCTCAAATATTCCATGAAGTGTCAGAAATCAGCCACAGCCCAAGCAGACACAGTCTCGCTTTGTCTTTGTCCAACTGCCCGAAACCCGaagacatttaatttaatatcacagaagacaaagaaaacctgaaaatgtcaaagaacATTCATTACATGCACTGAATCCGTTGAGTCTGACGTGAGGACGAAATGATTTATTCACTTCTGTGTCTCCACAGGTTCGGGGAGTTTCTGCTGTGGATGCTTTTGGTTTGCAGAGGTGAGTTTATctcaatataaatatatgttttcctgttttattgaACCAGAAAAGTCTGGGGAGAAAACATGCCAACCACCACACGGTGGCGCCACTCATTGTGTAACAAAGACTAAAAACGTCCACTGTACAAAGTAAACTCTCACACATGAGGAGCCTCTGctgattttattgtctttgtgtttgaatgtgaagcagatttctgttgtgttttctatttctaatCTCACCACAGGGGAGCTGttgtggagcttttgatcatatcacatgatcttcatcagcagacgGGAGCTATGCAGCTGTGGACGTTTAAcattaaagtgctcagaaaagaTCTGCccctccatctgctgaggaagaccatgtgATGTGTGATCAACAGAACAGCTACtgaatggaccttgaggtgagatcGTTTTGTAAACGGCCGTTTCAAAGATCAAGAGTGAACTCCTTAGAAGTTGTATTTTCTTGAGATTTATTTCCATCTTCAGATTCACACGagatgtttgtttggtgttaaTGGTGCGACCTGATCGATTGAATCACTCGTTCAGTcgggaaaacacacatttctggaGAGTTTTAAATACCAGAAACCACTTTTGTCGTCTCACAGTGAGCTGCCAGGTTAAAGTCCAGGGTTTTGTCGGAgacaccgtcctgctgccctgCTTCTACAACGAGGACGACCCTCTACCAAAGACTGTCTCCGTCTTCTGGAGGGACAAAGACGACAGCAACGTGTTGGACATCATCCAGAATGTACCAGACCTTTCGACCCAGAACCAGAAATTCAGAGGTCGAGTGTTGAGTTTCCTGGATCAGTACAAGGAGGGAAACTTCTCCATCGTCTTGAACAACGTCCAGCGGTCAGACAGCAGCCCGTACGAATGTCACATCCCAGAGGTGGACTTCGAGCAGCACGTCTCACTCACTGTTTCAGGTCTGTACGACTCGGGGACGCCTGAGGTGTACATGATGGATTTAACAGTCAAAGGgctccatcatcatcacctccacATCAGCTGTAAACTAAAGAATTCTGATGAGTTTGAAAGAAAAACGTTCAAAACATAGAAACAACAATTGAAACTGAAACTCTTTCAGCTTTCAGTCGTGTAAAAAAGTAAATCTCTTGTTAAATGTCTGAAGTTTTAAAGAGCCGAGTAATCAGCCCGGCGTTACAACACTTGAAAGAGCCTCAGCTGATCCAGGATCCTGTGctgactgtttgtgttcatgttgcaGGTAGACGTGTTGAAGTAGCAGCAGCGACGCCTCCTGGACCATCAGGTGGTGCTGCGGTAACACCGCACCCCCTCCTCCTGATCCTgctctctgttcctctgtctttgtcattcAGTTCTGTTCGAACTTAAAGATTTCACTACGACACAAACAGTCTGGCAGCTTTGAGAAACATTTCGCTGGGCAACACAATGAAGAGTTCGGCTCCAAAAAAGAATTTAATTTCATGAATGAAACAACCTCTGAAGTCTCAGCTCTCTGCGAAAAAGAACCAGCGTTTAGTTTGACGCTGCTCAGTTCATCGTCCAAAGCCACTTCATTAGTTATTTATTATCCGACAACGTAGTGAactaataatgttaatattagaTATAGTAATGATAATATGTGCTTCTATTGACTGCTGTATACAAGCCGCATGTTTACATGGCTTCACACATATAATCAGTTGCTTTGGCGTGGAGTCATAATCAATATGAATATATCGTGTTTGGACTAATAGCTGCAGTTCATCTGGATGCTGGTTGGTCAGAGAGCTGCAGATGATTAACTTTTGGAGAAGAACTCTTCGCTGAAAGCCTGACGTGTGTTTCAAATGTTACTTATTTATTGAGTGAAGTTCCCAATGAAGAATTAAACGCTGACATGTAACAGTTTCATGTCAGGATAAcgttgatttatttatttatttttacttgaatctgcaaaacacaccaaagaaaaacattttaaagtgttcaAACTTGTTTCCAATAagtttcaaaatgtgaaaaagatggacgtaaaaccattaaaatgacatcagtACAAACATAAATATCTACATCAAACACAGCGTGTCTCTGAGCAGGAAACGTGATAAACATGTTGAACTCTTCCTTTAGGTCAATGTACAGAAGAATATTTTATGATAATTATAAGTGATTAATTGAAATCTAAATGTGTCCAATGTTACTCATCCATAACAAGCTATTTGAACACCGAGGCGAATATTGGATAAATTACCTCAACAATGAATCGATTGTTCTAATAATCGGACCGTGTTCCGTGTTCTccatgttttgttattttttgcgGAAACATATTGAAGCTTTGTGCTGAAGTTTACGtgtatactttatatataaagTCAGCTACCGCCATTTCTGAGGGGAGGCTAACGGCTAATAGCTAATGTTACCTGTGTTGAAAGAAGCTAGCCGTCAGTCATGTGACCCTCATCTTGCTGAAGTGATGCTGCTGTATGGGCCTTCGAGCCCAGCCCgcttgcattatgggaaatgtaggatctggtcatgtatttatttataatgttgtAACTATTTTTCTTGATAGGATTTGTGTTTAATCTGTACCTACATGAGGAGTGTATCATGTTTTGTGCTAGAAGATTCATCCCGAGTTTCTTCCCTCTTTTACAGTTACatacggtggccctgagagctcaaaacacaaactaattAAGAAAACAGTTTCACTGATGTGACAACACATGCAGCCATTAAGACGCGGAAACACAACCAAACGTGGACAGCTGACTTTAGTAAGGTCATGAGTCACAGACCATGGCAACCGCCGTGTCCGCCACCTTTTAGTGTCCCCTGGAAACGCTGTCCATTCTCACTTTGCTTTTCAAAGTGGAGGAAAgtctttttatttatgattGACAGGATTTGTAGTAACATCTGTATATTTGAGTGTTTGAGCTGCAGACggaagtttgttttattctgaaataaaaGTTCAAGTTGAAGAAATGTTTCTTGTGAGTTTTTCTGCAGAAGCGACTTTGAGCCACAAGGTGGAGCCACTTCATCACATCATGTGACAGCTCTGACGTTCAGTCACTAAAACTTTGAAGTGAAGAAACTAGTACTGCTAGTACTATTATCACTACTGCTATTACTGTTACTCTGACACTATAACTACTGTTACTGTAATATTCTACAGGTGTAAAGTTACTGCTACTAGTCCTACTAACACTACTGCTACATTCCTATTGGACTGTTGGTAGTGGTACCAGTACTACTATTACTACCACCACTTCTACTAACTTACTATTACTCCtgttactattattactactgCTAACActaacactactactactacgtTAActatactactgctactactagtTTCAGTACTATTGTTATTAACCCTTCTGTCTACTAAACATATTACTTTACTGTCATTTTACTGGTACTACTATTATAACTTACTCATACTATTAAAGTTACTtctctactactactactcctgTCAGTTCttgttgtctgctgctgttactaccactagtactactactagcTCTGCTATTAATAAAACTACTCTTACCACCACTAGAGAATACTACACTAGACTACTATATAGATATTTGTATCACCAGTACTACAACTACTGATAGTAACGTACTGTTGCTATTAAAGTGACatcctactactactactgtaatCCAGTTGTAACTCCGActacttgtacttgtacatCTACTACAACTGCTACACGTTCTGTTGCTAGTGCTATTATGAGTACTAATGAAACTACCACCAGTAAAACTACTTTAAAATCTTTGCGCCTGCTTTCATGCCTGGATGGACATGAGTGTTTAAAAAATAAGCAGTACTACCCTAAGCATTGTTGTCGTACAGTGAAGGCAGCAGAATAATGGTGTTACAATCTGCtttcaaattcatttaaaatatcaGCCCTCAAGAATCTCTcctgaaaacatctgaaaattTGTTACATGGACACAAACAATGCCACAGCTTCCTGTAGCAGAGCGCAAACTGCGGTTGAAAGAGTTTCACTTCCGGTTGTTGATCGTCTGATGAAAGTTGGCGGTTTAACTCACCAGATCATGTCATCATTACATGGAGCACAATCACCTCCTTATGAAACGGGAAGTGAAGAGCACTTTGCTCACCATGAAGGAAGTATCAGTATCAAATCAGAGCAGCGCCGGGTTCCACACGGTTTGCTCTTGGTGCTGCACCTGATCATGGATCTGCTTTGGATGATCGGCCTGGTGTTTCTGGTTTATGCTGAGGCCCAGAACCTGACTGAGGTCAAGGGGGAGCTGGGTCAAAGTGTCACCTTACACTGCTCTTTGGATCCTCCAAACATCTACTGGTATGTGGAGATACACAGCCCGATCAGAGGGCTCATCGCCCGCACTTTCGGTATGAATCACAATGATACCAAGTACTTCGTTTATACCACTTTTAAAACCAAATATGTAGTCACGGGAAACAGACTTGTGATTACAAACATCACAGCAGAGGATTTCAGGCTTTACTTCTGTGCCAGGAAGCTAAATAACAGCATTATCTTTGAAAACCGTCTTCGCCTCATCCCAGGTAAGTACCTCAGTTTTTCAGAAATGCTTCTTTGGAAACTACGGAATTCACAAATGTACAAAGAAGTCTTTCGAGCTGAAGTCTCTTCTGTCACATATGTATTTTGTCATATTGTTTACTAATGAAAGGATTAATAGAAAGGTTGTATATACGGTTGTTATTGGAGGGAAGAATCTTCCACAGGGATACGCTACAAGTGAAAAATCGTCTTGTACTTAGCTCAGTAAGGCCTGAGTACGGCGTCTGAATTCTTTGGTCATCTTTGTGGCTATTCTTTTTCCAGATGTTCCTGTCACTCCGTCCACCAACGaccaccaacagcagcagcacatcagtAGCATATGGCAGAGTGAGCTCGTATACAGCTCGCTCGCCCTGAATGCCCTCCTCTTAGTGGTAATAGGTGAGTCTGTAAATACCAAGAGCTTCTGCACGTGCACTTCAGCTCAAAGGCATcatgtttctgtgctgctggtACACAAGTGtaataaagataaatgaaaTTGCTAACTCTAATTACTGGATCATGTATCACAACAGTAAATCAAACCAGCAGTTCATTAATAAATCTTTCAGAAacctttctgtttctgaaacCCTTTGACAAACCGTGATCATTTTAATAGTTAATATTATTTAGATTATTGGTATTATTATTGGTCACTCAGAATTGCATTGCTGTTGACCTTAAAACAAGACTGGCTTCtatggaaaaaacaaaagttgacGTTAGCATTAGCTAAAAGTTCCCTTCATGTCTGACCACCACATCAACCTATATCAGTCTCTATGAAAGCTGGACTTTTTGTAATGTGAGGGACAGATGTTGTATACTGAAATCATTTCCAAACCTGGTATGTTGAAGATACAGCTGTAGGTGTGGTATCTTTGAATGTACGTTCAAGATATTTGCAGGTAGTTACctccttgtgtttctgtttctgttttctgagttttgttgtttgtagcTGAATGCAGCTGTCAGAGAATCTGCTGCTGGAGAATCAGAGCACTGCACAGAACTTAAAAATCGATTTCAACATTCATGGTATGAATCTCAGTGTGAAGTTATATTAGTTTGATGCTCTGTTGGCAGGTTTGGTTTTTACATCTCTGTGTTTGAAGAGGAAGAACTGCACCTTCCAGGTGAATGACCATTCATCTTTCACCTATGAGAACCCAGAGACCCTGGAGACACCGCAGGTAAACAACTGCTATCACTATCACTGCTAAGACAATGGCTGTTACCAATGCTACTGCTGCTACAACTGACACTCCTGCAGTATTACTTTGTAGTCCACCTTTTGCTCTTCCTCATTCTACTACTGCTAACAGCACTATCAGTAGTTCTACTCCTGTGCTGTACTTTATACTGTACTCAGtactcctgctgtgtgtttcagtacGATGAGATCCAGCTCCCCACCTACAGAGCCCCCCTACCTGCCGATCCTCCTCTAGAGTGCATTTACTCCAAAGCTCAGCTTCCTCAAGCTACGCTGCCTGGACACTAACACCTGGGACACCTGGACGGTTACTGAACTCCTGGACGGTTACCGGACACCTGGATGGTTATTGATGGTACATGGACACTGGTCCACTCACCTGTAGTATTTATACAGATGGAAAAAAGATTCGAGAAGTGAGACGATGCCTGCTCCACTACCTCAGAGCAACAGTCTATGTAGACGAACCTGTCTTATTATGTCTGACAGTTTTGGTATTTCCTGACTGTTGACGTTAGGTGTTGTGGACTTGAAGATCgctgaaacacattttgttgattCGCATGTTTTCCATCTCATGAAGCACGCTTGGTTGGACCACACCTGTTCAGGAACAGGTTTAAGTTGGTTGACCTAGAGTTTATGATGATAATGTCATCgtactgtttttaatttatgaaaAGCTTTCagttatgtgtttgtatttgtgtttgtattagtttctttctttgtaattCATGGAAACTTGGTTGTTTTCCGCTGAGGAATTTGTAAATATAAGAACAACTCTCCCAATTATAGAAAAAAGAGcacttttgaaaatgaaaaccttgTTAAAAATCATTTGTACCAGCTTTGAATAGAAACAACTGAGGACAATTGATTTTGTACTGCAGTTCATATCATGACCATTTATATTGCCAGAAGCTGAATGTTTCAACCATTCATTGATTacttttagctttttgttttaaataaataacaatacatatACAAAAAATCAGCATCAGATCAAACTGTaattctatttgtgtgtgtaaagacaaatatgttttgttcGTTTGACAGGATGTCAGAGCGCAAACTGATGGCTTTGAGGCCGAAACTGAAAACTAAAGGTGTTCCTGTTGTCTACTGGAGAAGTTTTAATATCTGACTTTTATACACAGAAAAAACCCAAAGGAGACTCGAGTTTTGTGGTCTGACTTGTGTGCGATCAGTGGGTCTAACATCAGGTTGGCCTCTTGAGGGGTTGTGGGTGAGTCGAAGCGTTCAGAGCTTCACTTCCTGTATTTTTGTCAGCGCTGCGACCACAGCTGTATCCTCACTGCTTATTGAGTTGAAACCATTCAGACCAGACTTTAGTTTGCAGTGATTATTCTGTAACGTTCTCTCCTCTAATATTCCCTCTCCTGTTCAATCCACCTCGTGCATCAACGTGTTAGTGGTTCTGATGATGTGCATGAAGCCTCTCGTGGCATCGctccaaaaaaacacatctcaaaACCACAAGAGACTGCTGTGATGTAAACTTGAGTTACACATTTGTTCACACTTACTGTAAAATGCTTCTTGTAAGTGCTGCTTAGTTGGCAACTTCAGACCTTCTAGACCTTAGTTGGCAAATTATCGACCTCTcgtgtatgtatgttttcattaCACAGCAGTGTCTAAACGTGTTCTTGGCCTGACATCCAACACCAGCTTTTCATCTGTTCTGACCTCGGCTTTGGCCTGatttcacaaaaatgaaattatgacACAAACTTAACTTTCCCAAATAACAAGCCCAACTGTAACCAAACACAGCAGGTGGTGTTCGTTTAGCAGAAAAGTCAAGTTTAAAGAATTAAAGGATCTTGTATAACCCTTCTCATCTCTTTGACTTAATGTTGGTTTTAAATCACTTTTGAATTTTAGTCCATAGACCATGTGATCCAAATAAAGTTCCCTTTCTTACAGATCTGATTCTCAGTTCCTTAAAAGTCTTAAATGCTCTCTTTTTTTAGAAATAGTTTCTATTTTGGGTAAGACAAATTATTAAAGGGATGTTCCTGGACTGCATCTCTTTCAAAGAAATCCCTCCAAAGAAAATTTACTTTTAAAGCTCATTTTCTCAGAACcgtttattttgtgttgtgtctcaTAGTGGGCAAAGAAGCGCATGATGCACCGCagctttttaatttcttctttttttcatctgtgattCTTTGCTTCACACTATTAAAAGCTTCCTCGCTCTCTACAACCTCTGGAAGTGAGATGTTAAGTGAGCTCTTAAGTTTTTCACACCTTAATTGAcattaaacacataaaatgttcCAATCAAGATTTCTCAATGAGTTCTCACGACTTAAATTATGACACACGgtattttaaaccttttttaatGAGTCAAACATCAATATAAAAGTCAAAAGTCATCTGCATATCGAGGGAGTTCACATGTAGTCCTCGGAGTAACATGATAAAACTATAATATTACAATTCAAcatactgttaaaaaaaaaaaaaaaaaaaaagaccccaaAACCTCATGGCTACATAGATGGAGTGATTTTCTTTGCTCACTCTCCTTCCTGAAGGCAAcaaagagggtttttttttacccatcaAGCTGCACTGTGCACTGTGTTATGATACAAACAGCTGTGTGCTCGGATGGTGGAACAAGCTCTTCCCTTCACCCTTCACTCACCAAACTAACCTTTCACATTCAGATTTAACCTTTAAGAAACATTATCTCATATATACTTGTCTTGTTCCAGGTGCTATATGATGTTtccactgagtgaaatattcaaacccaagacaaatgtaaatattctgcAGTCTGCTGCTTCACTTTAGACTAATCCCCCCAAAGTTCACCCTgatttggtatctttggaaagtTTTTGATCTCCACTGGAGtttaaaatacagtttcatgtgtttaaacTGCAGCACagtcatcattttcagtttctctctcgTAAAAAGTACAAGTTCCTGAACAACATATGTGTGAACAACCACAAGAGAGTCTAAAGGTTTGCTTGAGCGTCAATGttggaaacaaaaaagaaacaatctcAGCCTCTCACTAGATCTTTCTGGAGGTTTCAATCGTATCTGAGATTGAAAACGTAGTTCCAAGCTCCAGAGGGAACAAGTACACTTACTAGCTAACTTCGtgttaatgcttttttttcttttcaaaactaAAGTTGCACGTCTGACTGCCGCAGCAGATCTGCCAAACCACATGTGGAGGTGTGATGTGATCCCTGACAGTCGTAAATGGCATCTCAGCAAGGTGAAAGATCTCTGCCTCAAAACATCAAACTCGTTCCTTGCAGagtcctgcagcagcacaacatgAGATTCACACAGTTTGGTTTGATTTGAGGAAACAGAAACTCAAGTGAACATcgaaaacattaaaaactggGCTTTGATCTTCATTTATTCTTCTATGTATTTCTCTTGACCGTGCTGCCCTGCAGCTCCCCAGCTGCCTGCTCTGAGCCTTTTTGTTAATCATTCAGAAGTAAAAGAAataatactacagtgtaaaaatactctgttacaagtaaaagttcaaaagtattaacaacaaaatgtattttaaacacTTCAATGTAGCAGCTGTTCAAggctaatttgaactactttatatactgctggctagtttaacttttaataataattataataataataataatatatcatttagtagttgatttatattttgtattaatctaaatctgcaaagtcaCTGAAATTATCATATAAATGTGAAGTAAAAACCACAATATTTACCTCAAAAATGTAGTGCAATGCAGtgaagtactcaagtaaagtacaagtaccaaTTGAACAGTACAGTACCTGAATAAATGTACTCATTGTGTCTCGGTTACCTGATGACTTATCCCATATTTTGAAGAAAAGAGGATTTTGGTCGTACAAATGTGCGAAATATGTGATATTAACTTTAAGGAGACGCTTTactgaatataaatatgttCTGGTTGACTGTTCCCTAATTGTACAAGTCAAATACTTTATATCCACACAGTCTGGTTTATATTTCAGCAAGTAAAACAAGCTTGTTACACGGTTTATTTAGCAGCTGTACTGGAGCTTTTGACCGTATCACATGACCTTCATCAGGGGATGTAGATGCCCAGACATtatggaattgtagatgttctTCGTGTTGATTAAAATTCACTGAGAAGTCCATAAAGTGAGATCTGTATGTCCACTGATGGTTCTGGTGTATATTGTCACTTTAATATACAAAAAGGTGTGATGTCATTTCAGTATCAGACTAAATACATTgaggttatttttatttttagttacGGAGAAGCTTCAGGCAGCTTTACAGAGACTGTTTTTTAACCGCAGCATAACTTAAGTTCATGCTAATGAAGAACTCTGCTGAGAAACCACTTCCTCTTTCCAGACTTCACAAGTCAGTCTGACGAAAGGTTATCTGATGAACACAATGTGTCTGAGCAGGTCAAAGCTCGCAGATAATtaactgtttgttcattttatgttcatttttcatgttttgaattATTCAGTTCTTCAGTTTGAGTTTATTTGGTGTTTAAAAGTGTCCTTGTTGAGTTGTTTGACACCAAACTTTAGAGTTTTTATGTCACACGGTGTGAATCAGAAAATTCCTCAAtgtcatcatcgtcatcgtcatgTGGCAACAAGactcatgtctgttttttacCACAAAGGTCAAAAGCTAAGAGACATCAACACGAAACTCTGGaaaattacaaatacatttctcaaGAATCTGCAGGAAAGTGAAACCAACACGGTTTGTTTTGTCTGGACAGCTGGTGTCCAGTCACCCTGACTGTCATATGACTCCCATCATGTCCGACACCCTCATGCTAACAggacattacattcatttactgtacatgaccCAGTGACTCACCATTACTTTAACCATAACCTCTACCACAACCTACTGTTAACCAAAAACCTTAAACTGGAAAGGTAATGTTCTGACTTGTGGGGACGTGGGTCCCCGCAACGTGAGTGTGTGAACAGATTAATGGATACTTGTTTATGTCACTTAGGAGGACAACACATTGACTGATTGTTCATTACCAGTAAGTAGTAGTACTTGTTGTTGTAGTAACTGGTACTAATGGCAATAGTATT
This genomic window from Enoplosus armatus isolate fEnoArm2 chromosome 24, fEnoArm2.hap1, whole genome shotgun sequence contains:
- the LOC139306591 gene encoding V-set domain-containing T-cell activation inhibitor 1-like, with the protein product MGGLTRFGEFLLWMLLVCRVSCQVKVQGFVGDTVLLPCFYNEDDPLPKTVSVFWRDKDDSNVLDIIQNVPDLSTQNQKFRGRVLSFLDQYKEGNFSIVLNNVQRSDSSPYECHIPEVDFEQHVSLTVSGRRVEVAAATPPGPSGGAAVTPHPLLLILLSVPLSLSFSSVRT